GCCCACGGCGCCTGACATGCGGGTCCATGGTGTCCTCCGAGGAGGCGAATCATGCGCGGTCGATAGGGGGGCCGTCATCACCCATATGGGTGATATCGGTCGATATTTCTGGCGTCGTAAAAGAGAAGCGGGTCTAAGAGAGATCGGGTTGCTGGAGGACGCTGCCGATCAAGAGCGCCAGGAGTTGCGTCTGGCGATTGGTTTCCGTCTTCAAGAAAATGTGCTTGAGGTGAGTGCGGACGGTATTGGGGGTGACATGAAGCGCATCGCCGGCTTCTGCCAGTGTCTTGCCGTTGAGGAGGAGCACGACCAGGTGACTTTCTGCGCGCGTAAGACCGTAGAGGCGGGAGAGGGCAGCCTGGTCGATACAGGCGAGCGCCGCCGGATCCTGGAGAAAGACAACTGCGCGACAGAGAGGACCGCCCGCCAGCCCGGTCGGCATCCGCACCGGAGCGATGCGGAGCAGGAGGCTGGGCTTCAGTGAAGGCCGCCATAGCGACAAGACTGCGGCAGTCTCCGGTGAAGGAGCCGGACGACTGGCCGCCCAGCGCACCAGACCGCGAAGGTCCACCGTATCCCGGGCGCGATAGGCAGACAGCCCGTCGGGACCCCTGTACAAGCCGTCTGCGTACTTGAAAATCTTGTTGGCGGTTTGATTGGTGAACAGAACTCGGGAGCAGTCGTCGGCCACAATGAGGCCGCGGTTGAGGGAATCGAGGGCCTGGGCGGCCGCTTCGCGCTCCACCAGCAGATCGATTGCGGGCGCCGCACGCCTGGTAAGATTCTGCGGACGCGGCTCCCCGAGGGTCGTGGTGGCCATCAAGCACCTCCGAGAATCATGGACTGGGGCCGGATGATGATCGGGGGCTCAACAACTCTCACATCGGGCGATCGCCTGGTCGCCCGCCTTTTTGATTGCTGTGTTCCTGCGGACCTCGGAGCGTGAGTGGGTGAGGTCCAGCGGCGACTTCTGGCCGGGCATCCAGAATTCCACCAAGGCCCGACTTTTCCACAATCCTTTGCAACGGTTGGGCCCGCGAGAGGGTCGCAAAGGCGCGGTGCTGCATGCTGCCCCTGCCCGGCCCACCCTGTCTGTGACTGCAGTCACTGCATTGCATGTCCGGCGACACTCCAGCGGGACCGGCGGCCAGCGCCGCCGTCGCTCGCGAAGTTGCGGTCGCTTGGGGGACTGCCCAGGACACGATTGCTGGCGAGAACAGCCCTTCGAGTTCATCGTGTGCGACCGTTCCGGCCACCCCACCCCTCCCCCGGATCAATTGAAACAAAGGAGTTAGCTCTTGATATCAAAGGGAGCAGTAGACCCTTCCGCTTCGCGTCAGGGTCTCGGCGGCGGGCTCCCGCGTTGCTCACGCCCGCCAAACGCCTCGAGTTAGCTCTTGATATCAAGGGGATCAGGAGGGATGCGGTCAAGGGCAAGAAAAGACCCACCACAAAGGACACCAAGGTACACAACGGAAGACACGAAGGAAGGCGGGCGGCGACAGATGCAGACCCCCTCCCCCTCCCCTTCGATATGTCGAAAGAGAGGAGTTAGGCGCGAAGATATGTCGATATGTCGTTCTAAAGGACTTAGGCGAGGATTCAGGGGGCAGTGGTCAGCGAGAAAAGCGCCTGAACCTCGGGCGAGCCTGGGCCCGCTCCATCCAGCATAGCAAACCGAGTTGCGCGTCCGGGGAGAGGCGGCGCCGTAGCTGCTCCGGAATCAGCAGGTTGCGAGCCAATAAAATAGTCCTTGACAATAGCTAAAAGATATAGATTGTGGACCAGGAAGTGAACAACTTTTGTTAATTCCCTGACGAGCAAGACCGTCTCGTGTGCGGCGCCCCCCAGGTCACCCGGGGCCACCCGGCAACTTGGTTCTTCCGGCGTGCGATTCACAGATCGCTTTCGGCTAGAGCACGTTGCCAGCGGCCAAGCACGTTGCCGCCTGGCCATCGCTACTGAACCTGATCACGCCGGATGCATCCGAGCAGAAGGCGCGCTGCCCAGAGGTCCCGAGCGCTAGCGGCGTAGCAGTCGCCTGATATGCCACGTTGGGTGGATTGGGACCGCAGGCCTGGAGCTGGATGCTGTAGCCGCTTTTCTGTCCCGCGGCAAGTGTCTTGTCGATCAGGTCGGCACGCAATTGATTCGGAGGCATCATGGGAGGCGGCGGCCCCAGGGTCGGCAACGTGCAGGCAAAGCCCTGGGCGGGATAGGTGAGCTGATATGTCAGTTCCGCGGTGTTGACGGTGCGGATCGAGCCGACCGCCGAGCTTTCGTTGGCCGCCATCCGCGACCGCAGCAGATTGGGGATGGCGATGGCCGCGATGATCAGGATGATCGCCACGACGATCAACAGCTCGATCAGCGAAAAACCGCGTTGATGCTTCACTGCGCCCTCCTGTAACTCTGGGGGAATGGGCCAATCGGATCGTACCGCAGGCGCAGCAATATTCCATGATTACGGAGGTTCGCATGACTTACCAAAGTCGATGGCACTTCCGGGGGGCAATCCTCCCGCAAGTTCGGCGGAGTCAGAGCGCAGGAGCATCGCTGCCAGTACGAACCAGGGCACTATTGGCTCGCGAAGTTGCGGTCGCTTGGGGAACTGCATAGGACACGATCGTTGGCGAGAACCAGCCCTTCGATTTCATCGTGTGCGACCGTTCCGGCCGCCCCAGCCGCAGTAAGTGGGAGGACTACCGCGGTGCCTGGCACCTCCTCACCGGCGACCCTGCCGACGGCAACCGCAGCCTGGGCCTCACCATCCACGCCGCAGCCGACAATGGCCCCTTTTCGGCACTTCCCTGAATCGACCATGATTGCCGCAGATGTCGGTCCGGGGGCACTGATCTTCGCCCGTGTCACACACCGCATTTGCCTTACTATGAAGAGGCTCTCGCGCAGTGCCCGCGGCTTAGCCCCGAAGGGGCGAATGAAAGTAGCCCGGCACAAGCCGCGCAGCGGCCCAGTGCCGGGTAAGTGAGGTAGCGGTGTCCAGCGCCGAAGGCGCGGCTGAGAGAAGCCCGGCACCTAAGTGCCGGGTTTGGGCGGCAACTCGAAGCTACTCCCCTAGGAAGGCCCGAGCCTCAGCCGTCCCTACGGGACTCGGAGTCACATCTGCACGTCTACCCGGCATTCCGCCGCCTAGCGGCACCACCACCCCAGCGAACCAACAGCGGGTTCGCTGGGGACCCCGGCTCCATGCCGGGCTACTTTCATCCGGCCCTGCCGGGCCTGACCCTCCCGCAACGGGTTCGAAGAGGCACGGCTAGCAAAGGATGGATCAGAGGCTGGTATCAACGAAGAAAGCCGCGGCAACTGGGAGCAGTATCTCGGCGCCTGGCACATTCTCACCGGCGACCGCGCAGCCTGGGCCTCACCATCCACGCTGCCGCCGACGACGGCCACTCCTCCGATCTGCCCTGGCGGAAGCACCACACCGCGTCTCGTGCCCGGTTGACACATTCAAAGTTCAGCACTAGGCTCACGCAACATTGACGGACTAAGGGATTGTCATGGCGGACTCTGGGACAGCATACGGAGAACGGACTACGCGGACCCTTGAAGTCGCCCATGTGCTGTTCATGGACGTAGTCGGATACTCGCGGCTCACGATCGAAGAACAAAAGGGCATATTGGAGGAGCTGCAAGACATTGTTCGAGGAGCTGAGGAGTTCCGGCAGGCGAGCGAAGCACGAAGACTGATACGGCTACCTACAGGCGACGGCATGGCTCTCGTTTTCTTTGGGGATCCAGAGGCTCCCTTGCGGGCTGCCGTCGAGCTGAGTCGAGTTCTCCGAAGCCATCCAGCTGTCAAGCTGCGAATGGGGATTCACACTGGCCCCGTCTATCGCGTCGAAGATATCAATGCCAATATGAACGTCGCCGGCGGTGGTGTGAACCTCGCGCAGCGCGTCATGGATTGTGGTGATGCAGGGCATATCTTGGTCTCTGAAGACACCGCGAGATTCTTCTCGCAGGTCGGCACTTGGGGAGACCAGCTTCACGACATTGGGAGGACGAAAGCAAAGCACGGCGTCCGGCTGCATCTCTTCAGCTTATACATCAGCGAGGTCGGCAATCCGCAGCTACCGCGTAAGTTGCGGCGAGAGAAGGTTCGTCGCCGGGGACTAGCCAGTGTAGTTGTCGGTGCCGGCATTTTCGTCGCGTTAGCCGTGTTTCTGAAGTTCGTTCCCTCGACACCGGCGCCGCCACCCATTTACACCCAGCTCACGACAAACGCAGCAATACGCCCGGTGAGTGCAGCTGCGATTTCGCCGAATGGCCAATATCTGGCTTACGTCTCAGCTGAAGGAGTCGTT
The window above is part of the Terriglobia bacterium genome. Proteins encoded here:
- a CDS encoding helix-turn-helix transcriptional regulator, encoding MATTTLGEPRPQNLTRRAAPAIDLLVEREAAAQALDSLNRGLIVADDCSRVLFTNQTANKIFKYADGLYRGPDGLSAYRARDTVDLRGLVRWAASRPAPSPETAAVLSLWRPSLKPSLLLRIAPVRMPTGLAGGPLCRAVVFLQDPAALACIDQAALSRLYGLTRAESHLVVLLLNGKTLAEAGDALHVTPNTVRTHLKHIFLKTETNRQTQLLALLIGSVLQQPDLS
- a CDS encoding prepilin-type N-terminal cleavage/methylation domain-containing protein; translated protein: MKHQRGFSLIELLIVVAIILIIAAIAIPNLLRSRMAANESSAVGSIRTVNTAELTYQLTYPAQGFACTLPTLGPPPPMMPPNQLRADLIDKTLAAGQKSGYSIQLQACGPNPPNVAYQATATPLALGTSGQRAFCSDASGVIRFSSDGQAATCLAAGNVL